DNA from Flavobacteriales bacterium:
AGCCGATGGTCTGGGTTATTTCCCTTTCGCGCACGGACCTTAGCACCCGCGCGCTCACTCCCGGATATTGATGTCGTGGCATTCGGAGTTTGTCCGGGTTTGGTAGGCGGTGAAGCCCCCTAGCCCGATCAGTAGCTCTACCTCCACGACAGTACGTCCGAGGCTGCACCTAAATGCATTTCGGAGAGTACGAGCTATCTCCCAGTTTGATAAGCCTTTCACCCCTAACCACAGCTCATCCGAAGACTTTTCAACGTCTACCAGTTCGGACCTCCATCCCGTGTTACCGGGACTTCATCCTGGCCATGGTTAGATCACTCAGGTTTCGCGTCTGCCGCCACTGACTAAGCGCCCTGTTAAGACTTGCTTTCGCTTCGGCTGCGGGGCTGAACCCCTTAACCTTGCCAGTGACGAGCAACTCGTAGGCTCATTATGCAAAAGGCACGCCGTCACCCCGAAGGGCTCCGACCGCTTGTAGGCGTACGGTTTCAGGGACTATTTCACTCCGCTGTTCGCGGTGCTTTTCACCTTTCCTTCGCAGTACTGGTTCGCTATCGGTCTCTCAGTAGTATTTAGCCTTGCCAGATGGTTCTGGCGGATTCAGACAGGATCTCACGTGTCCCGCCTTACTCAGGATACCACTAGGTACAGCATGCATTTCGTGTACGGGACTATCACCCCCTATGGTCCAACTTTCCAGATGGGTTCCACTACACATGCTGAGTCCACGTCGTGGTCCTACAACCCCGGCCGCGCCGAAACGCTTCCGGTTTGGGCTGTCCCCTCTTCGCTCGCCACTACTGGGGGGATCACTACTTGTTTTCTTTTCCTCCAGGTACTTAGATGTTTCAGTTCCCTGGGTTGGCACCCTTCGCAGGGTATCCCGGCTTCACCGGGATGGGTTGCCCCATTCGGAAATCCACGGATCACAGGATATTATGCTCCTCCCCGTGGCTTATCGCAGCCTATCGCGTCCTTCGTCGCCTCTGAGAGCCAAGGCATCCACCGTACGCCCTTAGTAACTTTTCGATCTCTCACGATCGTATTGCTCGGTGGACCGATCTCTCGGTCTGTTTTGGTCTGTCCAACAACATGTCAAAGAACGGTGCCCTTGGGAGGGCTGCCCCGCACAGGCCGTTGGAAGACGGCGAAGGCGGGGCCCAGTGGAGAATATCGGAGTCGAACCGATGACCTCCTGCTTGCAAAGCAGGCGCTCTAGCCAGCTGAGCTAATTCCCCGTTCCCTGTCCCATGGTAGTCCTGAGCAGATTTGAACTGCTGACCTCTACATTATCAGTGTAGCGCTCTAACCAACTGAGCTACAGGACTATGGAGAAGGTAACGGTGTACCGTTCAAAATATCATCCATCTGAGACAGCAGGTATCGAAGGCGCTGTTTCCAACGCCAGCAGAGACCTGTCCAACTTACTCTAAAAAGGAGATGTTCCAGCCGCACCTTCCGGTACGGCTACCTTGTTACGACTTAGCCCCAGTCACCGGTTTTGCCCTAGGCAGCTCCTTGCGGTCACCGACTTCAGGCACCCCCGGCTTCCATGGCTTGACGGGCGGTGTGTACAAGGCCCGGGAACGTATTCACCGCATCATGGCTGATATGCGATTACTAGCGATTCCAGCTTCACGGAGTCGGGTTGCAGACTCCGATCCGAACTGAGACGAGTTTTGAAGATCCGCATCCGGTCGCCCGGTAGCTTCCCTCTGTACTCGCCATTGTAGCACGTGTGTAGCCCAGGACGTAAGGGCCGTGATGACTTGACGTCGTCCCCACCTTCCTCACCGTTTACACGGGCAGTTTCTCTAGAGTCCCCGGCATTACCCGCTGGCAACTAGAGATGGGGGTTGCGCTCGTTATGGGACTTAACCCGACACCTCACGGCACGAGCTGACGACAGCCATGCAGCACCTCGCACGCCGTCCGAAGAAGAGGACGTTTCCGCCCCTGTCGTCGTGCGTTCGAGCCCTGGTAAGGTTCCTCGCGTATCATCGAATTAAACCACATGCTCCACCGCTTGTGCGGGCCCCCGTCAATTCCTTTGAGTTTCAGCCTTGCGGCCGTACTCCCCAGGTGGATCACTTAACGCTTTCGCTAGGTGACTGACCGTATATCGCCAATCACGAGTGATCATCGTTTACGGCGTGGACTACCAGGGTATCTAATCCTGTTCGATCCCCACGCTTTCGTGCCTCAGCGTCAGTATCGCCTTAGTGAGCTGCCTTCGCAATTGGTGTTCTGTGCCATATCTAAGCATTTCACCGCTACACGGCACATTCCGCCCACTTCAAGCGCACTCAAGAACGCCAGTATCAATGGCAAGTCTACAGTTGAGCTGCAGGATTTCACCACTGACTTAACGCTCCGCCTACGCACCCTTTAAACCCAATGAATCCGGATAACGCTTGCACCCTTCGTATTACCGCGGCTGCTGGCACGAAGTTAGCCGGTGCTTATTCCTCCGGTACCGTCAACCCAGGACACGTCCTGGGGTTTCTTCCCGGATAAAAGCAGTTTACAACGCGTAGCGCCTTCTTCCTGCACGCGGCATGGCTGCGTCAGAGTTGCCTCCATTGCGCAATATTCCTCACTGCTGCCTCCCGTAGGAGTCTGGTCCGTGTCTCAGTACCAGTGTGGGGGATAACCCTCTCAGGCCCCCTAACGATCGTCGCCTTGGTGAGCCGTTACCTCACCAACTAGCTAATCGTGCGCATGGTCATCCTTTACCGCCGGAGCTTTCAAAGCAGAACGATGCCGTCCCGCTTGTTATGGGGCATTAATCCTCCTTTCGGAGGGCTATTCCCCAGTAAAGGGCAGATTCCATACGTGTTACGCACCCGTGCGCCGGTCGCCACCCATGTATTGCTACATCGTGCTGCCCCTCGACTTGCATGTGTTAAGCCTGCCGCTAGCGTTCATCCTGAGCCAGGATCAAACTCTCCATTGTAAATGTTCGTTCGATCTGGTTCGTTGACGAGGTCTCTCATGTTAATCTGTCGATCACAAGGACACCTGCTGTTCTCAGAATGGACAATATGTCAAAGAACTCTATGGGTCTGGGCCTTAGCCCTTTACCAGTCTTGTTCCAGCGCCGTGGCGCCTCCCTTTCGTGGACATTTCCGCGATCGGGGCTGCAAATGTAGTGGGGCTTTTCATTCCGGCAAGCATTGTGGAAAAACTTTTTCCACCCTGACCGTCAAACGGTCCACTTGCCCCACCATCACCCGCATCAAAGAACGTCTCTCGGAAAGCGGCTGCAAATGTAAAGGGAACTTCATCAGTTGCAACACCAGGCCTTGAAAATTTCCTCCGCCGCCTCTCAGGGCGAACTCAGTGAGACGGGCAAGACCTTGCCGTTGAACGACTTATACCCCTGCCGGACGAACCACGCCACGAAGCGCCCCATCTCCATGGCGGAAACAGGGGCCTGGTATCCGGGAAAGGCCGCACGCAGCATGCCGGTGTCTACGGCGCCCAGGGCCAATGCGTTGCTCCGTATGCCCCGGTCCTTGAATTCCTCGGCCAGGCATTGCGCCATGCATGCCAGCGCCGCTTTGCTCGCGCTGTAGGCCACGAGCCCCGGGAACTTGGCGCTATCCTGGAACCCGCCCATGCTGCTGATGTGCAGAACGTGCCCGGGTGGGTCACCGGCAAGGCGGTCGGCCAGGGCCTGCGTCAGCAGCAGTGGGACGGCCGCATTGATGTCGAATACCTCCAGAATGCGGGCACGCTGGTGCGCGCCCATTGCCGTGCGGTCGAGCACCCCGGCATTATGGATCAGCCCGGTGAGGCGTCCCGGGCCGATGGCCGACGCAATGCGCTCGATGGCATCCGGGGAGGAGAGGTCAGCGTCTATCGGCCGCAGGCGATCGGATCCATGCCTGTGCACCGCATCGCTGAGCCGATGACCGGCATCGCGGGCGACCGCGATGACCCGGACCGCTTCGTCTTCGAGCAGCGCGTTGACCGTGGCGAGGCCGATGCCGCCGCCGGCACCGGTGATCAGGATGGTCTCATGCTGCATGGCGGTAGATTAGCCGGCGGCCTGCGCGGCCAGCCAAAGAAAGGAATATGCCCTTGGACCCATCGATGAGCGGACTCCACGCGAACGGATTGAACGACTGGCTCTCGGCGGTGGCCATCGCAGCCGGGGGCTGGGTGCTCGGGCAGGTGGTGTACCGGGTTGCGGGACGCGTCCTGGGGCGGATGGCGCGCCGAACGGCCACCGGCCTGGATGATGCGCTCGTGGAGGGGCTGCGCGCTCCGGTGGTGGTGCTCATCACCGTGCTGGGCGTCGTGGCCGCATTCCAGCGCCTCACCTTCTCAGAGCGTGCCGCGCTCTGGATGGACAGGGTCTTCCATGTGGCAGTCGCGCTCTCGGTCACCTGGATCGCCGCGCGCGCACTGGATGCCTTGGTCCGCGAGTTCCTGCTCTCGCGCGAGCGGTCAGGGGACGGCGCTGGCAGCGCGCGGCTGCTGCCATCGGTGCGCACCGCGCTCCGTGTGCTGGTCTGGGGCCTGGGAACGGTGGTGGCCCTGAACAACGCCGGTTATGACGTCGGCGCGCTCCTGGCCGGAATCGGTATCGGCGGCCTGGCCTTGGCGCTGGCGGCGCAGGAGACGGTGGCCAACATCTTCGGCGGCATCACGATCTATGCGGACAAGCCCTTCGAGGTGGGCGACCGCGTGCGGGTGGACGCCTATGACGGGATCGTGGAGCAGGTGGGCATCCGCAGCACCCGCATCCGCTCGCTCGAAGGGCCGATCGTGGTGATCCCGAACAAGAAGTTCACGGAGAGCATCGTGGAGAACGTGACCCAGGAGCCCGCGCGCAGGGTGCGGCACGAACTGGGTCTGGTCTATGAGACCTCGCCCGACCGCATGCAGCGCGCACTGGAAGTGCTGCGTGAGGTGGTCATGGCGAACCAGCAGGTCCTGGAGGAGGAGCATCTGGTCTGCTTCAATGCCTTCAAGGAGTATTCCCTGAACATCCTCTTCATCTATTACGTCCGCAAGGGCGCGGACATCTTCGAGACCCAATCGCGGGTGCACCTGGAGGTGCTGCGCCGGTTCAACGACGAGCGCCTCTCCTTCGCTTATCCAACGGCCGTTGAGCTGGCTGGCGAGTACAAGCCGTAACGGCGGCGGGGAGCCCGTTCGGGCTCGTGGCAACGGCTATCGTCCTTCGCGTTTCCTGCGGCGCCGTGCCTCGCGTTCTGCCTCGCGGGCCTCTTCCTGTTCGATTTTCTCCTTGCGGCGGCGCAGCACTTCCGGGTCGAGCACATCGCCCACATTCCGCATCTGCCGCAGCACCCATTGCTGCCGGCCCTGGACGTAACCGGATGGCGCCCCGCAGCTGAAGCGCCTCGGCGCCGGCAGGGTGGCGGTGATGAGGGCGGCCTGCGCGGGGCTCAGCTTGGCGGCGGAGCGACCGAAGCAGCGTTGAGCCGCCGCTTCCGCGCCGAATGTGCCCTTGCCCGTCTCGGCCACGTTCAGGTACACCTCCAGGATCCGCTCCTTGGTCCAGAGTGCCTCGATCAGCACGGTGAACCATGCCTCGAGCGCCTTGCGCAGCCTGGTGCGGCCGGGCCAGAGGAAGACATTCTTCGCCGTTTGCTGGCTGATCGTGCTGGCTCCCTTCAATCCCCGCCCCCGTTTGCTCTTCCGTTCATCGTCGAAGAGGGCCTGGAGGAACTCGATGAGGGAGAAGCCCGGTTCCTTCATTCCCAGTGCGCGCTTGATCTGCTCGGTGGAGAAGCCGTAGTGCGTCATGAAGCGCTGATCCTCACTGCTGATCACTGCCAGGGGCATGGCCCTGGCCATTTCCTCGAGCGCGCGGTCGGTGCGCTGGATGCCGCCCAGCTCGCGCGCCTGGGCCGCCATCACCCAGGTGACCGGCGGGTTCACCAGCCCCATCAGGCCGACCCAGGAGGCGGTGATGACGACGAACCAGAGGACGGCAGCGGCGAGGAGGGCCATCGCCGAGCGGAAGCGCTTGATCACGGCCCGAGTGGGTTGAGGCGGGGCGAAAGTAGGAGGGCCGGCCCAACGGACCAGCCCTCCAGCAAGGCCGCATCGACGCCTACCCCTCGTGCTTGCGGCCGTAGAACTGGTAGTACGCCATTTGGGAGAGGCCGCCGCACACGGCCACGCCGATGAAGTAGGGCAGGGGATTGTCGTCCTCGGGGCCGAGGAGGGCGGCGGCCGCCACCCAGCCCAGCAGGAGGCCCAGGCCGATGCCCAGCAGGAGCAGGCCGTTCTTCATTGCCCGGCGGCCATCGGGGGCGGGCTTGGCCATGTGCGGATCCATGCCCCGCTCGATCATGGCCATGCGCTCGCGGTTTCGGGTGCTGAACACGAGGTAGACGATGCCGAAGGCCGTGAGGAATGGGATGATGATGCCGAAGAGGGGGATGAGGTCTTCCATGGTCGGTTGCTGGTTTTCGTGGATCGGGATGGAGCGCCCGTTTCCCGGTGCGCACTCATCTGACGCGCCTCCCGGAAGGCCGGTTACGATCCGGTCGCCGAACGCTGGCCTGCCGCCGGTGAGCGGCAGTGGCCGTTCATCCCAAGCCCGCTCCCGGTTCGGTGAAGAGGGAGTGACTTTGTAACCGATGGGGCCATCCGGTTCGTCCCATCGGCGCCGGTGGAGCACGCCAACCTCATCACACGCATCCTGGAAGGCGATTCCCGCGCCTACGGGGAGATCGTGCGCCTGTACCAGCACATGGTGCATTCCGTGTGCATGCGGGTGCTTCGCAATGCGGAGGATGCTGAGGAAGCCACCCAGGATGCCTTCGTGAAGGCCTACCAGAACCTGGACGGATTCGGCGGGTCGGCCAAGTTCAGCACCTGGCTGTTCAGCATCGCCTACCGCACCGCCATCAGTCACGGCCGGCGGCGACGGACGGACGGCGGTTCGCTCGAGGACCTGGCGCATCACCCTCCCGCAGCAGCAAATCCGGCTGATGCGCGCCATATGCTGCGCGAACAGCTGGACCGTGCCTTGGCGCTGCTTCCGGCCGATGATGCCTCGATACTGAGCTTCTACTACCTTGAGGAACTCAGCGTGGAGGAGATCGTAACCATCACCGGGCTGGGGGCGTCGAATGTGAAAGTGCGGTTGCACCGGGCCCGGAAGAAGCTTTCCGAGGCATTGGAAAAGCACCTTGGCCCCGAAGCGCAGACGTTACTTTTGAACGATGCCTGAACTGAGCGACAAGCAACTGAGGAAGCTGTTCCACGCAGCTGGGCACTCCAGCCCTGGAATTGACCTCACGGCACGGATCCTGGCGCGGGCCGCAGTGACGCCCATCGCCCGCCGGGTGAAGGAGCAACCGCTCATCGGGCGGTGGGGTTGGGCCGGCATCGCGGGATTGGTGGCGGCCCTGCTCATCGTGGCGCGATTCGCTACGGCTGGAGGCCAAGCCGCAGAACCCGCTGTGCCATCCGGATTCACGGCTTACCTCCAGCATCTGCAGCTGCCGGCAGGCCAATGGCCGCTGTGGGCCATCGGCTGTTCGGCCTGTGCGCTGCTCCTGGTGCTGTTGGACCGCGCCTTGCAGCGCCGCGCAGCATAGGGTCGGCTCAGAGCAGCGCCTTCGCGGCATTGAGGGCGGCCTCGTAGTCGGGCTCAGCACCCAGCTCGGGCGTCACCTCGCAGTAGCGCACGATACCCTCCTTGTCGATCACGAAGGTGACGCGGCCGAGCACACCGGCCATGGGCCCCTCTGCGATGCGCGTGCCCCAGGCATCCGCATCGCGGTGCCGGAAATCGCTGCCGGTCTCCACGTTGGCGATCCCTTCAGCAGCGCAGAAGCGGTTGAGCGCGAAGGGGAGGTCGGCAGAGACGGAGAGCACCTTGGCGCCGAGGCCGGTGGCCTTCTGGTTGAAGGTGCGCGTCTCGGTGGCGCAGACCCCGGTATCGACGCTCGGGAACATCAGCAGCACAACAACATGGCCCTTGTGGTCGGCGAGGCTGGCTTCGGTGCGGTCGTTCTTCACATAGCGGAGGGCGGGGGCGGAGGCTCCGATGGTCGGCAGTTGGCCGCTGAATCTGGGTTGGGGCATTGGGGAAGATGAGGGTTCGTTGAAATCCGTTCGTTGGTGGGCGGCGGGTCGGGCACCTGCTCAGGCGCCCTTCCGGGTGAGCCATGAAACGCTGACGCCTTGCGCTAAACCCCTGATCGCGGCCTATGGTTCGCGCATGATCCGGGGAATGGCCTCCTCGTAGGTGCGGATGGCATCGGCCACGGCACCGAAAGAGCTGCCATCGACCATGAGCTTGCCCTGGGTCACGTGGCCGAGCAGCATGCTGGGCACACGGCTCTGCGCCATGAGGTCGAGGAAGGCATCCTCGTGCTCCTGCGGCACGGTCACCACGGCGCGGCCCTGCGCCTCGCCGAAGAGGAAGGCATCCTCCCTGACCACGCTGTCGGTGACGATGTCGAAGCCGAGGCTGCGCGGCATGGCCATCTCGGCGAGGGTCACCCACAGGCCGCCGTCGCTCACGTCGTGGGCGGCGTTGATCAGGCCCTTGCGGATGAGCATGAGCAGCATGGTGTGCAGGCGCTTCTCCTCGTCGATGCTGAAGTAGGGCGCCGGCGAGCGCTCGATGCCGTGGATGCGGACGAGGTACTCGCTGCTGGCGATGTCGTCCACCACCTTCCCGAGCAGGAAGATGAGGTCGCCCTTGGCCTTGAAGTCGAGGCTCATGCGCTTGTTGACATCGGGCACGATGCCGACCATGCCGATGGTGGGCGTGGGGAAGACGGGGATGTTGCTCTTCTCCGTCACCGTATGGTTGTAGAAGCTCACATTGCCTCCGGTGACGGGCGTATCGAGCGCGCGGCAGGCATCGCCCATGCCCTTGATGGCCTGCGCGAACTGCCAGTACACCTCGGGGTCGTAGGGATTGCCGAAGTTGAGGCAGTTGGTGACGCCGCAGGGCTCACCGCCGGTGCAGGCGATGTTGCGCGCGGCCTCGCTCACGGCGATCATGGCGCCGGTGCAGGGGTCGGCGTGCACGTAGCGGCCGTTGCAATCAACCGTGACGGCGAGGCCCTTGCCGGTCTCGCGCACCAGCACCAGGCCCGCATCGCTGGGGGCGTTGGTGCTCATGTTGTTGGTGCGCACCATGGTGTCGTACTGCTCGCTCACCCAGCGCTTGCTGGCGATGTTGGGGCTGGCCAGGAGCGCAAAGGCCACCGACTTCAGGTCAGCGGGCTCATCCACGTCCTCGATCCTGAACTTCCTGTTCTCCGCGATGTAGGCCGGCTCCTTCTGCTCGCGGGTGTACACCGGAGCGCCGCCGCCCAGCACCAGGCTCTCGGCGGGCACTTCGGCGATGAGCTCGCCGTGCATGTAGTAGCGCAGGGTGCCGCCCTCGGTCACGGTGCCGATCTCCACGCAGTTCAGGTCCCACTTGTCGAAGATGGCCTTCACCTCGGCCTCCCGGCCCTTCTTCACCACCACCAGCATGCGCTCCTGGCTCTCGCTGAGGAGGATTTCCCACGCGCGCATGCCTTCCTGCCGGGTGGGCACGCGGTCCAGGTGGATGTCCATGCCCGCCTCGCCCTTGGCGCTCATCTCACTGGTGCTGCAGGTGATGCCCGCCGCGCCCATGTCCTGCATGCCGATGATGGCATCGGTCTGCGCCAGTTCGAGCGAGGCTTCGAGCAGCAGCTTCTCCATGAAGGGGTCGCCCACCTGCACGGCCGGCAGGTCGTCCATGCTGGTCTCGGTGATGTCCTTGCTGGCGAAGCTGGCGCCATGGATGCCGTCCTTGCCTGTGCTGCTGCCCACGATGAACACGGGGTTGCCTGCGCCGTGGCTGGTGGCGCTGATCACGCGGTCGGTGCGGACGATGCCCACGCTCATGGCGTTCACCAGCGGGTTGGTGGTGTAGCAGGGGTCGAAGTAGACCTCGCCGCCGAGCACGGGCACGCCGAAGGCATTGCCGTAGTCGCCGATGCCCTTCACCACGCCGCGCATGTGCCAGCGGCTGCGGCTTTCCTTGCTGATGTCGCCGAAGCGCAGGCTGTTGAGCTGCGCGATGGGCCGGGCGCCCATGGTAAAAATGTCGCGGTTGATGCCGCCCACGCCGGTGGCCGCACCTTGGTAGGGCTCGATGGCGCTGGGGTGGTTGTGGCTCTCGATCTTGAAGGCGCAGGCCCAGCCGTCGCCGATGTCCACCAGGCCGGCATTCTCCTGGCCCGCCTCGGCCAGCAGCTTCGGTCCGCTGCGGGGCAGGGTCTTGAGCTGCTTGATGGAATTCTTGTAGGAGCAGTGCTCGCTCCACATGGCACTGTAGATGCTCAGCTCGGTGAAGTTGGGCTGCCGGCCCAGGATCGCGGTGATCTTGTCGTACTCCTCGGGCAGGAGGCCGAGCTTCTTCGCCGTGTCGACGCCGGCGGGCGCGGTGTCGGGATTGTGGGTGGTGGTGGCCATCGGGCGGCGAAGTTATTCGCGCCGCCTTGGCGGCAAGGACCGCCGGTCAGGACTTCGGCAGGGCTTCGAGGCGCTGCAGCACCGCCTCCGCCTCGGCGCGCTTCAGGTCGCTGGCCCGGCGGTCGGTGGTGCTCAGGCGGAACGACTCTTCCAGCAGCTTCCGGTACTCGGCCTGCAAGCGCTCGCGCGCGGTCCTCTTCCTGAATGGATTGAACATGCGACGAGAACACCTGAGCGGGCATCCGGTTCGCTGGCCGCATACCAAGGCAAGTGGCGGTCCGTTACTTTGCCGCCCTTCGATGCGCGCGCTCCTGCTGCTTCTTTGCCTTCTGCCGGCACTGGTCTCCTTCGGCCAGGCCACGGGCACGGTGCAGGGCACGGTGCGCGACGAGACCGGTGCGGCGCTGCCGATGGCCACGGTATCGGTACCGGGCACCACCATGGGCACGGTGTGCAATGACCGCGGTGAGTTCCGCTTGGAGCTCCCGGCGGGCCTGCCGCACCGCGTGATGTGGAGCTATTCGGGCACCACGCCCGTCACGGAGGAGGTGGTGGTGAATACGGGCGAGGTGCGCACCATCAACGTGCGGCTGCGCTTCATCACGCTCGCGCCGGTTGATGTGGAGGGCTCCCGGCGGCTCCGGGAGCTGGGCGTGGAGCGCATCGACCCCAAGCTGGCGCGCATCAATCCCAGCCCGCTGGGCGGTGTGGAGGCCCTGCTGGTGGGCCAGCTGGGCGTGGTGAGCCGCAACGAGCTGAGCAGCGGCTACAGCGTGCGGGGCGGCAATTTCGATGAGAACCTGGTCTATGTGAACGACATCGAGGTGTACCGTCCATTCCTTGTGCGGGCCGGTCAGCAGGAGGGGTTGAGCTTCCCGAACCCCGACATGATCGACCGGATCCAGTTCAGCGCGGGCGGCTTCGAGGCGCGCTATGGCGACAAGATGAGCAGCGTGCTCGATATCCGCTACCGCCGCCCGCGGGAGTTCGCCGGCACGGCCATGGCCAGCATCCTGGGCGGCTCCCTGCACATCGAGAATGCCATGCTCGGCCTTCGGCTGCGGCAGACCACCGGGGTGCGCTACCGCACCAACCGCTTCCTGCTCAGCGGGCTCGACACCAAGGGCGAGTACCGCCCCGTGTACACCGATGTGCAGACCTACTGGACCTACGACCTCACCGACCGCCTGGAGCTCGGCTTCCTCGGCCTGTACTCACGCAACCAGTACAATGTGGTGCCCGACGACCGCGAGACGGAGTTCGGGCCCTTCAACCAGGCGCTGCGGTTCACGGTGTACTTCGATGGGCAGGAGCGCACGCAGTTCGAGACCTGGTTCGGTGCGCTCAACCTGAACTACCAGGTGAACAAGGACCTCCTCCTGAAATTCACGGGCAGCACCTACCGCACCTTCGAGAGCGAGCGCTTCACCATCCAGGGGCAGTATCGGCTCGGCGAGCTGGAGCGTGACCTGGGGAGCGACCAATTCGGCGAAGTGGTGCGCGACCTGGGCATCGGCACCTACCTGGACCATGCCCGCAACGACCTGGATGCCACCGTGCACACCCTGGCGCACAAGGGCTATCTGCAGCTGCCGAAGAGCTACCTGCAATGGGGCGTGGATGCCCGCCTGGAGTCGATCAACGACCGGCTGAACGAGTGGTACCTGCTGGATTCGGCGGATTACAGCGTGCCGCTGAACACGGGCGAGGACCTCTTCCTCAACAACAGCTTGCGCGCCAGCCTGAGCATGGAGAGCCTGCGCGCCAGCGGCTACCTGCAGAACACCTGGCGCTGGGACTCGGGCAGCGACCGCTGGTGGACCCTGGTGGCCGGCGTGCGCGCGCAGCACTGGACCTACAACGGGCAGACGGTGGCCAGTCCGCGCGCGCGGCTCACCTGGCATCCCGGCTGGAAGCGGATCA
Protein-coding regions in this window:
- a CDS encoding sigma-70 family RNA polymerase sigma factor, with amino-acid sequence MEHANLITRILEGDSRAYGEIVRLYQHMVHSVCMRVLRNAEDAEEATQDAFVKAYQNLDGFGGSAKFSTWLFSIAYRTAISHGRRRRTDGGSLEDLAHHPPAAANPADARHMLREQLDRALALLPADDASILSFYYLEELSVEEIVTITGLGASNVKVRLHRARKKLSEALEKHLGPEAQTLLLNDA
- a CDS encoding mechanosensitive ion channel family protein, with amino-acid sequence MSGLHANGLNDWLSAVAIAAGGWVLGQVVYRVAGRVLGRMARRTATGLDDALVEGLRAPVVVLITVLGVVAAFQRLTFSERAALWMDRVFHVAVALSVTWIAARALDALVREFLLSRERSGDGAGSARLLPSVRTALRVLVWGLGTVVALNNAGYDVGALLAGIGIGGLALALAAQETVANIFGGITIYADKPFEVGDRVRVDAYDGIVEQVGIRSTRIRSLEGPIVVIPNKKFTESIVENVTQEPARRVRHELGLVYETSPDRMQRALEVLREVVMANQQVLEEEHLVCFNAFKEYSLNILFIYYVRKGADIFETQSRVHLEVLRRFNDERLSFAYPTAVELAGEYKP
- a CDS encoding TonB-dependent receptor; amino-acid sequence: MRALLLLLCLLPALVSFGQATGTVQGTVRDETGAALPMATVSVPGTTMGTVCNDRGEFRLELPAGLPHRVMWSYSGTTPVTEEVVVNTGEVRTINVRLRFITLAPVDVEGSRRLRELGVERIDPKLARINPSPLGGVEALLVGQLGVVSRNELSSGYSVRGGNFDENLVYVNDIEVYRPFLVRAGQQEGLSFPNPDMIDRIQFSAGGFEARYGDKMSSVLDIRYRRPREFAGTAMASILGGSLHIENAMLGLRLRQTTGVRYRTNRFLLSGLDTKGEYRPVYTDVQTYWTYDLTDRLELGFLGLYSRNQYNVVPDDRETEFGPFNQALRFTVYFDGQERTQFETWFGALNLNYQVNKDLLLKFTGSTYRTFESERFTIQGQYRLGELERDLGSDQFGEVVRDLGIGTYLDHARNDLDATVHTLAHKGYLQLPKSYLQWGVDARLESINDRLNEWYLLDSADYSVPLNTGEDLFLNNSLRASLSMESLRASGYLQNTWRWDSGSDRWWTLVAGVRAQHWTYNGQTVASPRARLTWHPGWKRIIRPDSVIDRDYSFWLAGGLYYQPPFYREVRRLDGTLNPDIRAQRSIHALLGMDRWFDIWDRPFKFTAEAYYKHMDDLIPYEVDNIRIRYYGTNNAKGYATGLDVKLAGQFIEGIDSWMSIGVLSAREDLKDDFFYWRFNAAGDTIYPGYTRDNVAVDSARVEPGFIPRPTDQRVNVAMFFQDEMPRWPSWKVHVNLVFGTGLPFGPPNSNRYADTLRTSLYRRVDIGFSKQFLGAEGQSRHGWRKHVDDLWLSAEVFNLLNINNVANHTWITDVTGRQYSIPDFLTPRRFNLKLIAWF
- a CDS encoding transglycosylase domain-containing protein is translated as MIKRFRSAMALLAAAVLWFVVITASWVGLMGLVNPPVTWVMAAQARELGGIQRTDRALEEMARAMPLAVISSEDQRFMTHYGFSTEQIKRALGMKEPGFSLIEFLQALFDDERKSKRGRGLKGASTISQQTAKNVFLWPGRTRLRKALEAWFTVLIEALWTKERILEVYLNVAETGKGTFGAEAAAQRCFGRSAAKLSPAQAALITATLPAPRRFSCGAPSGYVQGRQQWVLRQMRNVGDVLDPEVLRRRKEKIEQEEAREAEREARRRRKREGR
- the tpx gene encoding thiol peroxidase, whose translation is MPQPRFSGQLPTIGASAPALRYVKNDRTEASLADHKGHVVVLLMFPSVDTGVCATETRTFNQKATGLGAKVLSVSADLPFALNRFCAAEGIANVETGSDFRHRDADAWGTRIAEGPMAGVLGRVTFVIDKEGIVRYCEVTPELGAEPDYEAALNAAKALL
- a CDS encoding Lacal_2735 family protein; this encodes MFNPFRKRTARERLQAEYRKLLEESFRLSTTDRRASDLKRAEAEAVLQRLEALPKS
- a CDS encoding SDR family oxidoreductase, producing the protein MQHETILITGAGGGIGLATVNALLEDEAVRVIAVARDAGHRLSDAVHRHGSDRLRPIDADLSSPDAIERIASAIGPGRLTGLIHNAGVLDRTAMGAHQRARILEVFDINAAVPLLLTQALADRLAGDPPGHVLHISSMGGFQDSAKFPGLVAYSASKAALACMAQCLAEEFKDRGIRSNALALGAVDTGMLRAAFPGYQAPVSAMEMGRFVAWFVRQGYKSFNGKVLPVSLSSP
- the purL gene encoding phosphoribosylformylglycinamidine synthase subunit PurL, whose protein sequence is MATTTHNPDTAPAGVDTAKKLGLLPEEYDKITAILGRQPNFTELSIYSAMWSEHCSYKNSIKQLKTLPRSGPKLLAEAGQENAGLVDIGDGWACAFKIESHNHPSAIEPYQGAATGVGGINRDIFTMGARPIAQLNSLRFGDISKESRSRWHMRGVVKGIGDYGNAFGVPVLGGEVYFDPCYTTNPLVNAMSVGIVRTDRVISATSHGAGNPVFIVGSSTGKDGIHGASFASKDITETSMDDLPAVQVGDPFMEKLLLEASLELAQTDAIIGMQDMGAAGITCSTSEMSAKGEAGMDIHLDRVPTRQEGMRAWEILLSESQERMLVVVKKGREAEVKAIFDKWDLNCVEIGTVTEGGTLRYYMHGELIAEVPAESLVLGGGAPVYTREQKEPAYIAENRKFRIEDVDEPADLKSVAFALLASPNIASKRWVSEQYDTMVRTNNMSTNAPSDAGLVLVRETGKGLAVTVDCNGRYVHADPCTGAMIAVSEAARNIACTGGEPCGVTNCLNFGNPYDPEVYWQFAQAIKGMGDACRALDTPVTGGNVSFYNHTVTEKSNIPVFPTPTIGMVGIVPDVNKRMSLDFKAKGDLIFLLGKVVDDIASSEYLVRIHGIERSPAPYFSIDEEKRLHTMLLMLIRKGLINAAHDVSDGGLWVTLAEMAMPRSLGFDIVTDSVVREDAFLFGEAQGRAVVTVPQEHEDAFLDLMAQSRVPSMLLGHVTQGKLMVDGSSFGAVADAIRTYEEAIPRIMREP